The Hyla sarda isolate aHylSar1 chromosome 2, aHylSar1.hap1, whole genome shotgun sequence genome includes the window GGAGAAATAAGAAAGTCTAAGATATTCTTTCCAAATCTGAAGAAAACCCCTATAGatcagtgctctccaaactgcagacttccagcagtggcaaaactacaactcccagcatgcccggacagccattgtcagtccaggcatgctgggaactgtagttttgccaAAGCTCGAGATCCACAGGTTTGGAGAGCACTGTCATAGATTAGAAGCAAAATCCTATCATGTTCTGCAATATTGAGATTTGACATTCCCCTATAATGATCCTTCATACACAATAGAATGATATATGTGGATAGCTCAACGCAGGTTATTCTTAATATGGCAAAACTGGAAACTCTTCCGACTACACGAGATGACAGAGGAGTTGGCGATGAAACCGTTACCATTACTGAGTTTAGTAATGGTAAGGGTTCTATTGCTGCTCTACAGATCAACGCCAAAGACCAGCAGCGGGCACCAGAAGATTTGGATGGATCCAGGATTATATACATACAAATGCAGTGTTATGTCTATGCGGTTTTCATAAAATAGTAAATAAAGTTTTTAGTCACTCCATTTTGTACTTGGCTGTCTAATGATTTACCTTATTATACACGCATtataatttaatataatatatatatatatatatatatatattatacatgcttgaaaaaggctccaggaggagctgaaacgttgtaatgctgacatgagacattaaatcacttattttgttggagtgctgcgcctgtatctggtttttatcttggatggactctgatcaagtcctttgggacgctggcaccaattttttggttggactggataagtagtgctgctttattttgggattatatatatatatatatatatatatatatatatatatatatgtgtgtgtgttaaagaTGCTCCTTCTCAGTCTCAGCATGGCCAAAACTATAAAAGGTAGGCattagaaaggtgtacatggaaTTCATTTATATTTGGACACTGGAATtgctatacacaaacacacacattatatatatatatatatatatatatatatatatatattatacacacacacatacaaaaggTGTGCATGTGTTCATAGATATAGATGTTTGCAAATCAGGTTAGGAAACAGTGTTGTATATATCTAAATATCGACacctatatactgatatatatctacatatacaTTGTATGTATGCAAGTTtgcagatagataaatatgaatttataatatatatgttacggtctgcgctccggccacctgtgctggccgtgagcgcattacCCTGTCACCTACTGCTGCCGGCGGGGGTTGGGGtttgcattgcgggacgcacccaaatgcgaatcccagcccgtcactcaccccaGTCCTCTACCACCTCCTCTCCTGCCTCTCACCTCCGGCACGCgagtccccatcccctagggtgcgcgcgccagaaacatatatatattaggggtgcacgatatggggaaaatgtgcgattgcaattatggaggtaaatatagCAATTGcgacataataaaaacaaatggtgaaatcccctcTATTTAATGTCCAATTACCCTATTTTATATAGTCAACTCCCCCAATTTCATGTTCATTGACTGAACATAAAATGGAGGGaattggatatgaaatggggagaaatGCGTTTAATTCCTCCTTCGCATTTTGTGTATAGTCTCCACCCTCTCCAGCGCTTTTGCGTTGCTCTATTGTGCAGCGTAGCCACATGGGAGCGAGCACTgggagtaaggctaagtttcgacttgtttttttttctggcacgcaagaaaaaaacgccggaaaaaacaccactgcattttcctgtgtttggcatttttttctggtgttttttgcctTTAAGTGAAAATTGCTCtcagtggaaaatatgaataagtgatgtgaattataTTCATATCACTGACCGGCCAGAGTATACTGCAGAGATGCGAGCCCGGTCtatagccgctccgcatctcagggatgaagggtgatcacatcgggtgtcaggagtgacacccgctgtgatctgtccttaactgctggtactactgctcccaacatggagcacactctgcataATGTGTATAACGTATAGATGCGGGCGACCAGACCCCCTTCTATTgttccctgcactgatgtatatatacacctattcatatttcctgcagagaattgtgattggctggaaccatctggccaatcacagctctctgtgggaaatatgaatatgtgtatatatacggcagcgcAGGGGACAATAGATGAgaggccgccgcatctatacattatacaggaggatcgcaacgagtgtcagaagtgacacccgaagtgatctgtcaattagtataggtactactactcccattatggaacaatgtgttccatgctgggggtagtagtactaccgaaaaaaaagaaaagaaaaaaaaaagttaaaaacacacactttattaaacacattcttaAAATacgttactaataaaaaaaataaaaactagctggtagtgcaggggacgctgatcagtttcatGCCTACCGGGCCTGGATCCGCCACGCCGTTTGGCCGAAATCTTTCTTTTTCTGTATattctaattaggtgctaactggcactatgacgtcagcgccgctcgtgTGCAGCACCGCCCAGTTCATGAATATTCTTcacctccctccgcctctccctcttcattacagagcagggagaggcggAGGCAGAGGAGGAATATTAATGAGATGGgcagcactgacgtcagagtgccagttacgccgcctgtgccagttagcacctaattagcatatacagaaaaacaaagaTTTTGGTCGAACGGTGTggcagatccgggcaaggtaacgcaccaaactgatcagcatcccccgcactaccagccagtaccactggttagtgcggggggagcaagctgacagttttccttttattaaattaattaaaacaaatatataattattacaattaaatggcccctttctaaatttttattattgtctgctatatttttagttccctgcccgcccacataaattgatccgtttaaaaattaataatttcattataaaaaattttttattgcagacaggaggctcatatcagaatgcattatgcttctttattttgcccattagcagaaagaatgacagtgttaaacataaaaagaaaaagaaaacacaggTGTCCAAGCACCTAGTAACCATagcaactccctcctccatccCACCAATCCAAGCATAGACTGCCCTATATAACCAAGCtgcagcccctcctcctcctctttctttctgctcgttAGCAGCATCAGTGTCTAACAGATAAGTGCATTAATAATTCTCATTCCTGTCACCTACACTGTAATTTCTCCCTTTACCCTGTACTCCCAGGGTTGGGGGACTTCTGCCCTCTGTGGCCAGCTTCTGAGGGAGCgagggtccctctctctctctatctttatctctctctcccccctctccccgtgtttttctatctatatacatctatatatctatttccgTTCCCCCCCCTTTTCTGTCCTCTGGGTCGGTATTTCAGACCCAGGGAACTGTACCGTTGTTCTGTCTCACTTATTTTTTCTCCCCTTTGGCGCTCCGCCATTTTTCCTGACTCCGCCCCCCTTCTTCTCCGGCTTTCAGTCTGAGATCTCCTGAGCGCTTCGCGCGCTGCAGGGGGGCGTGTCCGCACGTTCGCTTCGCGAGCGTTTTGGCCTGTTACCTCGCCTACGTGCGGGGCCTTCTGTGTGGTGCCCCGGCGAGTCCCTTGGTTGCGCGGCCCGGCCGTTTCGTCGGTCGCCGACTCAGGGATTCCCCGCGGCCCCTCCGTTCATCGTTCGGCGCTGGCGCATTAATATCGCCTTACCCAGTTCGCAACTGAGTGGGATTTTTTCGCTGCGCATTATTGCGAACATTATTGCGAACATTTTTTCTCTACTCTCTCTTATTGTATACTCTTGTAtatttatatgttatttattcactGCAGTTAATGCTAGTCCCTCTGTCTGTTCTCTCCTTACAGCTGGGACTGCACGCTTATATTGTACATCCATACATATTTTAACTACATCATGTCTGATGATCAGCTATCTCCACCTAATGGTGGGCTGACTCATTCATCTCAGGACCATATCCTAGCCCCTTCTGAATTATTGCAACAGATGGTGTCTACATCGGTCCAATCCGCCCTGGCCTCCGCCATGTCATCTGTCAATGACAGCATATCAAAATCTGTTTCCATGGCGTTGTCACGGCAACACCGGGAAGGGCCGGCCTCTTCAGATACCCCCTTGGTCGCCTCCCACATACAATCCCAGGCTTCCAGCCTACTAAGACCCGGCAAGTCGGACCGGAAGAGACGCTATTGCTCCGACTTAGATACCCACCTTACCAATACACCTACTATTGGAGGTGGTTCTAAACTAACTAAGACCTCAGTGCCTCCTGAGGATACCAATGTGAGTGCTCAGAACCCCACAGATGGGGATGACGTGCCCGGTGGAACCTCTCGGTCCTCCAGGCGTAATAAACCCGACTCTTTTGTTGAAGATTCAGATGGCACCTCAGACTCTGGGGATGATGATTTATATGAGTTGGAGGACGAGGATCTGGAAGGGAACGCGAGTCGTTCTCCTCCACATGGCTCCGCTGACACAAGCGCCCCCGGGGCGATCTTGGATTCCATGGGAATTCCATTCTTCAGCCCGGAGAATATCAAACACCCCCGTTCGGGGGAGTGGACGCCCATGTCACAGGTGGCTGATTATGTTTCGGCTTGGCTGCGCAAATCTTTAGATGGTCGCAACCGCAATAAACTGAGGGCGGAGTGTCCACGACCGTCACTGCCCAATAATGTTGCCACGACGCCAGAGTTGGACCCCATTCTGGTGCGCTATCTGGTTAAGACCGGTAAAAACCCTAAAAAGGGTATTGACAAATCTTTCAAAACTGTTCAGGACAAATTGTTGGATGTCCTTGGGCCTATGACTAAGATTTTACAATTGGCCGAACATGCTGTCGCTTCAGGTGAAGTAATTGATGCAGACATTTTACGGGGCTGGGCATTACGAGCAGTTTGCTTGCTCGGCAATGCAAACACTGCGGCGTCTACGGAACGCCGGAGATCCATCCTTATGCGGCTGGATCCCCAACTTACTCACCTGGCTACCGACGAACCTGGTCCGCCAGCGGACGGTTTACTATTCGGGGAGGCCTttcttaaaaatataaataagtatGTTGGCCTTTTCTCGGGCCTTGACAAAGCCCAATCCTCTTTAAAAAAGGTGGGCGCTAACAAGGTTTTCCCCAGGGCTGGAAGGGGTAGGGGTCGCCCTTCCGGCCGTGCCACCAACTATAGACCCTATAACAGGGGCCACTACATGCCTGACAGACAATATTACACACCAGTTCCCCAGCCACCACAGCCCTCGACTCCATTCTTTCCACCTAGAGGACGTCCGTGGAGAGCGAGGGGTGCCAGCCGCGGATACCCAAGATCCAGGGGCACAGGTGAGACTGCCTATTCTGTCATTAACATGGGTTCCTGTGGGGGGCAGACTGGGGTATTTTTTCCGGACCTGGTCCCGGATCACATCCGACCCGTGGGTCTTGCAAACTGTAACCGGCTATCAAATAGAATTTCTCTATCCTCCGATACAGACTTGTTGGCCACCAGCGATACACTTCGCGGACGCCGACAAGGCCCTGATCCGCTCAGAATTGATGGATCTGCAGTTGAAGCACGCCATTCAGGAGGTGTCTTGGGACGCTCCGGGTTATGTGAGCAATATTTTCTTGGTCAAAAAGAAGGACGGAGGTCACCGCCCGGTCATAAACTTGAAACATTTAAACGAGTACGTTTTGTAtcgccacttcaagatggaggggatACATCTTCTCAGAGATCTTTTGCTACCAGGAGACTGGTTGGCGAAGATAGATCTGAAAGACGCGTATCTGACCGTGCCGATACACCTTTCTTCCCGTCCATATCTTCAGTTCTGTTGGGAAGGTCGCAAATGGGAATTTGCATGCCTCCCGTTCGGCCTTTCTTCAGCaccatggtgcttcaccaaactgcTGAGACCGATCATGGCTTTGCTCAGGAGCCGGGGGGTACGCCTGATCGTCTATCTCGACGATATTCTGATCATGGCGTCCACGTACGCGTTGGCCGTGCAGCATGTCCAATGGACGGCCGCTCTGCTCTCGGAGTTGGGTTTTTTGCTCAACGAAGAGAAGTCGGTACTCACGCCGTCTCGACGGACGGAGTTCCTGGGGTTCGAGGTGGATACCCACTTGGCCACCCTGAGTCTGCCCACGAGGAAACTGACTACGATCCGCAAGGAGATCCGGAAGCTTCTCCGTGCAGAGGTGGTCTCATTGCGGGCGCTCGCTCGGGTGGTCGGTCTGCTGACAGCCTCCATCCAGGCGATCTTCCCTGCCCCCTTACActacagggcgctgcagagactgAAGATTCGGCACTTGAGGGAGGGTCTGCCCTACTCAACCGAAGTGCCACTATCCGCAGAAGCCAAGGGAGAACTCCTGTGGTGGCTACGTCATGCCCAGGTTTGGAATGGGAAGACAATTTTCAATTCCAAACCGGACTTAGTGATAGAATCAGACGCCAGCCTGCGGGGTTGGGGTGCCCGCTGCGGGGCATCGACGTCCGGAGGCAAGTGGTCACCATCAGAAATGTGTTTGCACATCAATTGCCTGGAACTTCTCGCGGGCACCTTTGCCCTGAGGAGTTTCGCTTTCCACAGGTCGGATTGTTGTATCCTGCTGCGCATGGACAATGTAGCAGCCGTTCAATACATCAACCGCCTGGGAGGCACGAAATCCAAGATCCTCGCAGATCTCGCGACGGTCCTTTGGCAATTCTGCCTTCAGCGGAATATATTGTTGACCGCGGAGTATCTTCCTGGAATTTCCAACGCCATTGCGGACTGGAACTCCAGGTACCTCACGGACTCCAGCGATTGGATGTTGGAACCAACGGTGTTCCAGGCGATCCATGCCCTGTGGGGGCCATTGAGTATCGACTTATTCGCATCTCGTCTCAATCGACAGCTGCCACGATTTTTCAGTTGGCGACCGGATCCGGACGCCATGGCGACGGACGCGTTTCTTCAAGTGTGGCCACAGAGCACTCTGTACGCCTTCCCGCCATTTGCCATGATCCCCAGAGTATTATGGCAGACGGTGTCCCAAAAAGCGACGCTGGTgttgatcaccccctggtggccgactCAGTCATGGTTTCCCCAGGTCCTGGGGATGGCCATAGATGTGCCGAGGTTGTGTCCGCCTCTACTCACGTTGCTtcgagacccctcagggaatcttCATCCCTTGACATCGGACGATCAACTGCCGCTATTGGCATGGTTGATCTCGGGACACCTTCGCTTGGGGGCCGCATTTCGCAATCGGCTTCTGACCTCATCAATGAcgcttgggctccaggtaccagatcggcttatcgatcagcctggggaCTTTGGCTTCGTTGGTGCTCACgacgggatttggatcccgtaCGTGCCCCTGTAGCGGAGGTCATTAATTACCTCTCGGAGTCTTTTGAGGCGGGGAAAGCTTATCGCACGATCAACGTTTATCGCTCGGCTATTTCCGCCTCCCATGGGTTGGTGGATGGCTTGCTGGTTGGACAACACCCTATTGTCTGCCGTCTTATGAGGGGGATGCGGTTTAAGAGACCGCCTTCTTCGCGATATCTCACCACGTGGGATGTTAGCAGTGTATTACGCATGTTTGAGACATGGGAAGACAATGACGACTTGTCTCTTAAACTCCTGTCGTTTAAATTGACAATGTTGTTATGCCTGGTCTCCATCAAGCGTGTGTCAGACGTACGGGCCCTGGATATTTCCAGGAAACAATTTGTTCCCGATGGGGTTCGTTTTTCCATTTGTCGTAGGACCAAAACCGATCTACGTTCGGTTTTCTTCCCATTTTTTCCGACGCGCCCGAAATTGTGTGTCGTGCGATGTCTTCGATCTTATGAGTTGAGGACAGCTACGCGTCGTCCGACGGGTTCGGCGCAGCTCCTCA containing:
- the LOC130358030 gene encoding uncharacterized protein LOC130358030 codes for the protein MSDDQLSPPNGGLTHSSQDHILAPSELLQQMVSTSVQSALASAMSSVNDSISKSVSMALSRQHREGPASSDTPLVASHIQSQASSLLRPGKSDRKRRYCSDLDTHLTNTPTIGGGSKLTKTSVPPEDTNVSAQNPTDGDDVPGGTSRSSRRNKPDSFVEDSDGTSDSGDDDLYELEDEDLEGNASRSPPHGSADTSAPGAILDSMGIPFFSPENIKHPRSGEWTPMSQVADYVSAWLRKSLDGRNRNKLRAECPRPSLPNNVATTPELDPILVRYLVKTGKNPKKGIDKSFKTVQDKLLDVLGPMTKILQLAEHAVASGEVIDADILRGWALRAVCLLGNANTAASTERRRSILMRLDPQLTHLATDEPGPPADGLLFGEAFLKNINKYVGLFSGLDKAQSSLKKVGANKVFPRAGRGRGRPSGRATNYRPYNRGHYMPDRQYYTPVPQPPQPSTPFFPPRGRPWRARGASRGYPRSRGTGY